TGTCGAGGGCTCCTGGTACTGGGTCGACTCCACCACCCTCCACTACCGGCCCCGTACGTACTGGCCCGCCCGCGCCACGGTCCACGTCCACAGCGGCCTCGACGGGGCGCGCATCGACGGCGGGCTCTACGGTGGCCCCTCACGCCCCCTCAGCTTCACCACCGGATCCCGGATCGAGGCCGTCACCGACGTCTCCGCCCACGCGATGACCGTGTTCCGCGACGGAGAGCTCCTGCGCAACCTCCCGGTCACCACCGGCAAGGCCGGCTACCGCACCAGAGGCGGCATCAAGGTCGTCCTCGGCAAGGAGCCCCTCGTCCGCATGCGCGGCGACTCCATCGGCCTCAAGCGCGGCAGCACCGACTTCTACGACCTCAAGGTCCACTGGGCCACCCGGGTGACCTGGAGCGGCGAATACCTGCACGCCGCGCCCTGGTCGCTCGACTCCCAGGGCAGCGAGGACGTCAGCCACGGCTGTACGGGCATGAGCACCGAGGACGCCGCCTGGCTGTTCCACACCGTCCGCGAGGGAGACCTCGTGCGGGTCGTCAACGGGTACGGGAAGCCCATGACGCCCTTCGACAACGGCTTCGGCGACTGGAACCTCAGCTGGCCCGAGTGGCTCCGGGGCAGCGCCCTCGCCAGGGACGCCGCAGACACCGCAGACGCCACCGGCCCCGCGTCCAGGCCGGCCGCGGGTGCGCTCGACCCGACACTCTGAGCCGCAGGAGCTTCGATGCCGGACATCACCAAGGTCGAGGTCGGGAACGCGACGCTCTTCGTGGAGGCGCGGCGCCTCGGTCCCGACTCGGAACTCGAAGGGCTCGGCGACCGCCTCCCCGACCTCTCCGGCGTCACCGACGCCCTCTCCTCCTTCGCCGGACGGATCGGCGACGCGCTCCACCGGGCGGCCGCGGACCGCGCGACCGTCGAGTTCGGCTGCCAGCTCGGCCTGGACGCGGGAAAGCTCACCGCGCTCGTCGTCCAGGGCAGCGCGAACGCGAGCCTGCGCGTGACCCTCGAATGGGTGCGGAAAGAGCCTCGCTGAGAACCCTCACACCCGCCCGCCGCCCGGCGTGTCCGAGGAGAGCCGCTGCGCCGCGTAGATCGGGATCACCGAGAGCAGCACCAGCGCCGCCGCCACCACGTTCACCACGGGGGCCTGCTGAGGGCGGGTCATGTTGTTGAAGATCCACACCGGCAGGGTCTGCACCCCCGGTCCCGCCGTGAACGTCGTCACCACGATCTCGTCGAAGGACAGCGCGAAGGCGAGCAGCCCGCCCGCCAGCAGCGCCGAACGAAGCAGCGGGAAGGTGATGTCCCAGAAGACGCGGAACGTGTGCGCCCCCAGGTCCATCGCCGCCTCCTCGTACGAACCCGGCAGCCGCCGCAGCCGCGCCACCACGTTGTTGAAGACGACCACGATGCAGAAGGTGGCGTGGCCCACGACCACCGTGAACATCCCGAGGCCCACGCCGAGGGGTTCCAGGACCGTGGAGAAGGCCGAGTTGAGCGCGATGCCCGTGACGATGCCGGGCAGCGCGATCGGCAGCACCACAGCGAAGGAGACGGCCTCGCGCCCGAAGAAGGAGTACCGCTGCACCGCGAAGGCGATGAGCGTGCCGAGCACGAGCGCCACCGCCGTCGCCGCCAGACCGGCCTGGACCGAGGTCCACAGCGCCGCGCGGGCGCCCTCGTTGTCCCAGGCCGCCGCCCACCAGTCGAGCGTGAGGCCGGGCGGCGGCCAGCTCGCCGAGCGGTCCGGGTTGAGCGAGCCGAGCAGGACGAGCAGCAGCGGCAGATAGATCGCCGCGAAGCCGAGACCGGCCGCGGTGCGCAGCGCGATCCGCGCGGGACGGGAGAGGTTCATCGGTCGCGGTCCTTCCGGCCGGTCACAGGCTGCGCAGCGCGCCGGAGCGCCGCACCGCGAGCAGGTACACCACGATGACGGCGACCGGCACGGTGCCGAGCGCGGCCGCCAGCGGCAGGTTCAGGGTGACGTTGGAGTAGACGAGGTTGCCGATCAGCTGGGTCTTGCCGCCGACGATCTGCACCGTGATGTAGTCGCCGAGGCTCAGCGAGAAGGTG
The DNA window shown above is from Streptomyces vietnamensis and carries:
- a CDS encoding L,D-transpeptidase, with protein sequence MSPRRYAQGWGALSLAVGAVLVSTAAQSPDRAPAREQRADAARDSTAVVSVDGCAGATALCSDPLHTVALGGDRVLTGRPFTLGPGASGSVELALRTPGVLADVNVTDQRGRRIAGAQNADRTRWTSALPLPAGARYAARLVVDGAAGGPHRARLDFRTDPAPAGERLTVAFGPEHGGTYGVGMPVTAELSHPVPADASEARRAVERALQVRSEPHVEGSWYWVDSTTLHYRPRTYWPARATVHVHSGLDGARIDGGLYGGPSRPLSFTTGSRIEAVTDVSAHAMTVFRDGELLRNLPVTTGKAGYRTRGGIKVVLGKEPLVRMRGDSIGLKRGSTDFYDLKVHWATRVTWSGEYLHAAPWSLDSQGSEDVSHGCTGMSTEDAAWLFHTVREGDLVRVVNGYGKPMTPFDNGFGDWNLSWPEWLRGSALARDAADTADATGPASRPAAGALDPTL
- a CDS encoding CU044_2847 family protein, which gives rise to MPDITKVEVGNATLFVEARRLGPDSELEGLGDRLPDLSGVTDALSSFAGRIGDALHRAAADRATVEFGCQLGLDAGKLTALVVQGSANASLRVTLEWVRKEPR
- a CDS encoding ABC transporter permease → MNLSRPARIALRTAAGLGFAAIYLPLLLVLLGSLNPDRSASWPPPGLTLDWWAAAWDNEGARAALWTSVQAGLAATAVALVLGTLIAFAVQRYSFFGREAVSFAVVLPIALPGIVTGIALNSAFSTVLEPLGVGLGMFTVVVGHATFCIVVVFNNVVARLRRLPGSYEEAAMDLGAHTFRVFWDITFPLLRSALLAGGLLAFALSFDEIVVTTFTAGPGVQTLPVWIFNNMTRPQQAPVVNVVAAALVLLSVIPIYAAQRLSSDTPGGGRV